A genomic window from Desulfobulbaceae bacterium includes:
- a CDS encoding site-2 protease family protein, translating into MTIIQQIIILAPPLLFALTIHEYAHGYVAYQYGDPTAFNQGRLTLNPLKHIDPLGVLCFIILKIGWAKPIPVNAAYFKNPRHDLLWVSLAGPGANLVAAVASALLLKVLTLFLHLVPAVVLLPVLQMVSASVWINIVLAVFNLVPIPPLDGSKILSGLLPPDIARSYARIEPYGFIFLLILFYTGILPKMIMPIIAFAQNLMV; encoded by the coding sequence ATGACTATCATCCAACAGATTATTATACTTGCCCCGCCCCTGCTTTTCGCCCTGACAATTCATGAATATGCCCATGGCTATGTGGCTTATCAGTACGGCGATCCCACCGCCTTTAATCAGGGAAGACTTACTTTAAATCCCTTGAAGCATATTGACCCACTTGGCGTGCTTTGCTTCATTATCTTGAAGATTGGCTGGGCCAAGCCGATCCCTGTGAATGCGGCCTACTTCAAAAATCCACGGCATGATTTGTTGTGGGTGTCACTCGCCGGACCTGGGGCAAATCTGGTTGCCGCAGTCGCCAGTGCCTTGTTGCTGAAAGTGCTGACGCTTTTTTTGCACCTTGTGCCTGCCGTTGTGTTGTTGCCGGTGTTGCAAATGGTTTCGGCCAGTGTATGGATTAATATCGTGCTGGCAGTGTTTAATCTGGTGCCCATCCCACCCCTTGACGGAAGCAAAATTCTCTCGGGGCTATTGCCTCCAGATATTGCCAGGAGCTACGCACGGATAGAGCCCTACGGTTTTATTTTCTTACTCATCCTTTTTTATACGGGAATCCTGCCCAAGATGATAATGCCGATCATC